A single window of Verrucomicrobiota bacterium DNA harbors:
- a CDS encoding response regulator: MDTLRLLVVDDEEGMRLGVTRALSKFTVSLPDIGGEVCFDVAQAETGEEALALIEAQPPDVLLLDHKLPGISGMDVLERLGTRTNDMLTIMITAYASLETAVNAIKRGGYDFLAKPFTPAELKATVRKAAENILHTRQARRLAQEQRRLRFQFISVLAHELKAPLGAVESYLRIMQDRSAGNDQKAYDQMIDRCLVRMEGMRKLIYDLLDLTRIESGEKRREFVEVDLVEVTRQCIEDRQAEAAERAVALSLNAPEMLLMTADRGELEIIFNNLVSNAVKYNREAGRVDVTLAADEEQVTITVADTGIGMSPEECGKLFGDFVRIKNAKTRSILGSGLGLATVRKLARLYNGDAAVTSTPDVGSTFTVTLMRHIVPAQVHHETR; encoded by the coding sequence GGCTCGGCGTGACGCGTGCCCTGTCGAAGTTCACGGTGTCGCTGCCCGACATCGGCGGTGAGGTCTGCTTCGACGTGGCGCAGGCCGAGACCGGCGAAGAGGCGCTCGCGCTGATCGAGGCGCAGCCGCCCGACGTGCTGCTGCTTGACCACAAGCTGCCGGGCATAAGCGGCATGGACGTGCTCGAGCGGCTTGGCACGCGCACGAACGACATGCTCACGATCATGATCACCGCCTACGCATCGCTCGAGACCGCCGTGAACGCCATCAAGCGCGGCGGCTACGATTTCCTCGCCAAGCCGTTCACGCCCGCCGAGCTCAAGGCCACCGTGCGTAAGGCGGCTGAGAACATCCTCCATACACGGCAGGCGCGCCGCCTCGCCCAGGAGCAGCGCCGCCTGCGCTTCCAGTTCATCTCGGTGCTCGCCCACGAGCTCAAGGCCCCGCTCGGCGCCGTCGAGAGCTACCTGCGCATCATGCAGGACCGCTCGGCCGGCAACGACCAGAAGGCCTACGATCAGATGATTGACCGCTGCCTCGTGCGCATGGAGGGCATGCGCAAGCTTATCTACGACCTGCTCGACCTCACCCGCATCGAATCGGGCGAGAAGCGGCGCGAGTTCGTCGAGGTTGATCTCGTCGAGGTGACCCGCCAGTGCATCGAGGACCGCCAGGCCGAAGCCGCCGAGCGCGCCGTCGCGCTGTCGCTGAACGCCCCCGAGATGCTGCTCATGACGGCCGACCGCGGCGAGCTCGAGATCATCTTCAACAACCTCGTCTCGAACGCGGTTAAGTACAACCGCGAGGCTGGACGCGTAGATGTCACCCTCGCCGCCGACGAGGAGCAGGTCACGATCACGGTCGCCGATACGGGCATCGGGATGAGTCCCGAGGAGTGTGGGAAGCTGTTCGGCGACTTCGTACGCATCAAGAACGCCAAGACGCGCAGCATCCTCGGCAGCGGTCTCGGGCTTGCCACCGTGCGCAAGCTCGCACGCCTCTACAACGGCGACGCGGCCGTGACCAGCACGCCCGACGTCGGCTCAACGTTCACGGTGACACTCATGCGGCACATCGTGCCCGCGCAGGTACACCATGAAACGCGCTGA